A stretch of the Streptosporangium sp. NBC_01755 genome encodes the following:
- a CDS encoding winged helix-turn-helix domain-containing protein encodes MEIDRFDPSPIYQQVVRVVRDRIKAGELKPRDPIPSESSMVADHNIAQDTARAAVALLREEGYVITLPQRGTCVATKENWPGK; translated from the coding sequence ATGGAAATTGACCGTTTCGACCCGTCGCCCATCTACCAGCAGGTGGTGCGGGTCGTCCGTGACCGGATCAAGGCCGGTGAGTTGAAGCCGCGCGATCCCATCCCGAGCGAGTCGAGCATGGTCGCGGACCACAACATCGCCCAGGACACCGCTCGAGCGGCTGTTGCCCTGCTCCGCGAAGAGGGTTACGTGATCACGCTGCCCCAGCGAGGAACGTGCGTCGCGACCAAGGAGAACTGGCCGGGGAAGTAA
- a CDS encoding tyrosine-type recombinase/integrase — MHIHLYRHKSNIGSCGQDADWTHPIYKPEEFVFSAPEGGPIVYTHFMDNAWHKAVRTAGLPAGTGPHALRHAYASMLIAGGESVKVVSERLGHTNATMTLNVYSHLFPDSEDRTRKAIDTAFQDHADSVRTEVAQ; from the coding sequence ATGCATATCCACCTTTATAGACACAAATCGAACATCGGGTCATGTGGTCAGGATGCGGACTGGACACACCCCATCTACAAGCCGGAGGAGTTCGTCTTCAGTGCACCGGAAGGCGGCCCGATCGTCTACACACACTTCATGGATAACGCGTGGCACAAGGCGGTGAGAACAGCGGGCCTTCCTGCGGGCACCGGGCCTCACGCGTTGCGGCACGCCTACGCCTCGATGCTGATCGCGGGCGGCGAGTCGGTGAAGGTCGTCTCCGAGCGCCTGGGGCACACGAACGCGACGATGACCTTGAACGTCTACAGCCACCTGTTCCCCGATTCGGAGGACCGGACGAGGAAGGCCATCGACACCGCATTTCAAGATCATGCGGACTCTGTGCGGACCGAGGTGGCTCAGTGA
- the ychF gene encoding redox-regulated ATPase YchF: MSLSIGIVGLPNVGKSTLFNALTKTANALAANYPFATIEPNVGIVGVPDPRLEKLAEIFGSAKILPAKVEFVDIAGLVRGASEGQGRGNQFLANIRDTDAICQVIRVFNDPDVTHVDGGVAPGRDIETINTELILADLQTLEKAIPRLQKESRTNKDRKSVLDAAEAAFKLLDGGTTLYAGASGAGIDPKDLRELHLLTAKPFLYVFNLDADELVDEKLRAQLSALVAPAEAVFLDAKIESELVELDDAEALELLQSVGQEESGLTQLARVGFETLGLQTYLTAGPKETRAWTIRKGATAPEAAGVIHTDFQRGFIKAEIVSFDELLETGSIAAARQAGKARIEGKDYVMRDGDVVEFRFNV, encoded by the coding sequence GTGAGCCTGAGCATCGGCATCGTCGGATTGCCCAACGTCGGCAAGTCAACGCTTTTCAACGCGCTGACGAAGACCGCCAACGCCCTGGCGGCGAACTACCCGTTCGCCACCATCGAGCCCAATGTGGGCATCGTCGGCGTTCCCGACCCGCGTCTTGAGAAGCTGGCCGAGATCTTCGGGTCCGCGAAGATCCTGCCGGCGAAGGTCGAGTTCGTCGACATCGCCGGGCTGGTCCGCGGTGCCTCGGAGGGGCAGGGGCGGGGCAACCAGTTCCTCGCCAACATCCGTGACACCGATGCGATCTGCCAGGTCATCCGGGTCTTCAACGACCCCGACGTGACCCACGTGGACGGCGGCGTCGCCCCCGGGCGCGACATCGAGACGATCAACACCGAGCTGATCCTCGCCGACCTGCAGACCCTGGAGAAGGCGATTCCCCGCCTCCAGAAGGAGTCTCGGACCAACAAGGACCGCAAGTCCGTGCTCGACGCGGCGGAGGCGGCGTTCAAGCTCCTCGACGGCGGCACCACCCTGTACGCCGGGGCCTCCGGCGCCGGGATCGACCCGAAGGACCTGCGCGAGCTGCACCTGCTGACCGCAAAGCCCTTCCTGTACGTCTTCAACCTCGACGCCGACGAACTGGTGGACGAGAAGCTCCGGGCACAGCTCTCGGCGCTCGTCGCACCGGCCGAGGCCGTCTTCCTCGACGCGAAGATCGAGTCTGAGCTGGTCGAGCTCGACGACGCCGAGGCGCTGGAGCTCCTGCAGTCCGTCGGCCAGGAGGAGTCGGGCCTGACCCAGCTGGCCAGGGTGGGTTTCGAGACCCTGGGCCTGCAGACCTACCTGACCGCCGGCCCCAAGGAGACCAGGGCCTGGACGATCCGCAAGGGTGCCACCGCCCCCGAGGCGGCCGGGGTCATCCACACCGACTTCCAGCGCGGCTTCATCAAGGCCGAGATCGTCTCCTTCGACGAGCTGCTGGAGACCGGCTCCATCGCCGCCGCCCGCCAGGCCGGCAAGGCCCGCATCGAGGGCAAGGACTACGTCATGCGCGACGGCGACGTGGTGGAGTTCCGCTTCAACGTGTAG
- a CDS encoding DNA recombination protein RmuC, with the protein MALSFQLAVGLAAGLAIGFLLGRARASSGAADVIARLADAEARAKVAEEKVVYIEEQLSERFQALSSRALDVNNLRFLELAETRLAANRAEAAGELEQRKQAVEHLIEPLKDTLARVETQLRDTQTGQRAVYAELAKHIDVVRESNEQLRAQTSSLVRALQRPEARGRWGELQLRRVAEIAGMQRFCDFDEQVSVTTPDGVLRPDMVVRLAGGKNIVVDSKVSLAAYLEAAESADPDHQSARLDSHARHVREHVDRLAAKTYWQAFSPAPEFMVLFIPGEAFLAPALERDPALLEYAMRRRVHIATPTTLITMLRTAQYAWQQAALSENARAIFEVGKELYERLSSMGRNVDALGRSLNRAVESYNRTVGSLETRVLVSARKLNDLGLVETDLDRPQVVEDLPRALTSPELLAEEEPSSPLVSRMNGRLANDLP; encoded by the coding sequence ATGGCGCTCTCCTTCCAGCTCGCGGTGGGTCTCGCCGCGGGGCTCGCGATCGGCTTCCTGCTGGGCCGGGCGCGTGCCTCCTCGGGAGCCGCCGACGTCATCGCGCGCCTGGCCGACGCCGAGGCCCGCGCGAAGGTCGCCGAGGAGAAGGTCGTCTACATCGAGGAGCAGCTCTCCGAGCGGTTCCAGGCCCTGTCGAGCCGGGCGCTCGACGTCAACAACCTGCGCTTCCTGGAACTGGCCGAGACGAGGCTGGCCGCCAACCGGGCCGAGGCGGCCGGAGAGCTGGAGCAGCGCAAGCAGGCGGTCGAGCACCTGATCGAGCCGTTGAAGGACACCCTGGCCCGCGTCGAGACGCAGCTGCGCGACACGCAGACGGGCCAGCGGGCCGTCTACGCGGAGCTGGCCAAGCACATCGACGTCGTCCGCGAGAGCAACGAGCAGCTCCGCGCCCAGACGAGCTCGCTGGTACGGGCCCTGCAGCGCCCCGAGGCCCGGGGCCGGTGGGGGGAGCTCCAGCTCCGCAGGGTCGCCGAGATCGCCGGGATGCAGCGGTTCTGCGACTTCGACGAGCAGGTGAGCGTCACCACGCCGGACGGCGTGCTCCGGCCCGACATGGTCGTGCGGCTGGCCGGCGGCAAGAACATCGTGGTCGATTCCAAGGTCTCCCTCGCCGCCTACCTGGAGGCCGCCGAGTCAGCCGACCCCGACCACCAGTCGGCCCGGCTCGACTCCCACGCCCGTCACGTACGCGAGCACGTGGACCGGCTTGCTGCCAAGACCTACTGGCAGGCGTTCAGCCCGGCGCCGGAGTTCATGGTGCTGTTCATCCCCGGCGAGGCCTTCCTCGCCCCGGCGCTGGAGCGCGACCCCGCCCTGCTGGAGTACGCCATGCGGCGGCGGGTCCACATCGCCACCCCCACCACGCTGATCACCATGCTTCGCACCGCGCAGTACGCCTGGCAGCAGGCGGCGCTCAGCGAGAACGCGCGGGCGATCTTCGAGGTCGGCAAGGAGCTGTACGAGCGGCTGAGCAGCATGGGGCGTAACGTCGACGCTCTGGGCCGCTCGCTGAACCGGGCCGTGGAGTCGTACAACAGGACTGTCGGCTCGCTGGAGACCCGGGTGCTGGTGAGCGCACGCAAACTCAACGATCTGGGACTGGTCGAGACCGATCTGGACAGGCCGCAGGTGGTCGAGGACCTGCCCCGCGCGCTGACCTCGCCGGAACTACTCGCGGAAGAGGAGCCAAGCTCGCCTCTCGTATCCCGTATGAACGGTAGGTTGGCCAACGACCTGCCCTGA
- a CDS encoding DUF6542 domain-containing protein — MSELGRAAGGIRLTVRGALALVLASTLVGSVLQALLEVAALTGAAFVAGCVATALLVNRRDLLSLVVSPPLVFFVTTVFIEAVRSLFASTPIQAFGLGMYTALSQGAPWLFGGSLLVLVIAWRRGLTRCVRELRDELRVGRASVPAPRSGDTAFAPEPEGYFEPKVYGTPREGA; from the coding sequence ATGAGTGAGCTTGGCCGGGCCGCCGGCGGCATCCGACTGACCGTCCGGGGCGCGCTGGCCCTCGTGCTGGCGTCCACGCTGGTGGGCAGCGTGCTGCAGGCGCTGCTGGAGGTGGCGGCGCTGACCGGGGCGGCGTTCGTGGCCGGTTGCGTGGCCACGGCGTTGTTGGTGAACCGCAGGGACCTGCTGTCGCTGGTGGTCTCCCCGCCCCTGGTCTTCTTCGTGACCACCGTGTTCATCGAGGCGGTCCGCTCCCTGTTCGCGTCCACCCCCATCCAGGCCTTCGGCCTGGGCATGTACACCGCGCTCTCGCAGGGCGCCCCGTGGCTGTTCGGCGGCTCGCTCCTGGTGCTGGTCATCGCCTGGCGCCGCGGCCTGACCCGCTGCGTCCGTGAGCTGCGCGACGAGCTCAGGGTCGGCAGGGCCTCCGTTCCCGCCCCGAGGAGCGGCGACACCGCCTTCGCCCCCGAGCCCGAGGGGTACTTCGAGCCCAAGGTGTACGGCACACCGCGCGAGGGCGCGTAA
- a CDS encoding 4-hydroxy-3-methylbut-2-enyl diphosphate reductase — translation MTSKTPATRRVLVAKPRGYCAGVDRAVQAVEKALEQYGAPIYVRKQIVHNTHVVKTLEARGAIFVEETEQVPEGAIVVFSAHGVSPAVHQEAARRSLKTIDATCPLVTKVHNEARRFASQDYDILLIGHEGHEEVEGTAGEAPDHIQLVDGLESVGTVRVKDPERLVWLSQTTLSVDETVETVSRLKERFPNLIDPPSDDICYATQNRQVAVKEIAAQAQLVIVVGSENSSNSKRLVEVALDHGADASYLVDDASLIEDAWLDGVTTVGVTSGASVPEELVAEVLARLAGHGFEDVEEVESVQESVRFALPHELRKDLRATI, via the coding sequence ATGACTTCGAAGACCCCCGCGACCCGACGCGTACTGGTGGCGAAGCCCCGCGGTTACTGCGCGGGGGTCGATCGTGCTGTTCAGGCCGTGGAGAAGGCGCTGGAGCAGTACGGTGCCCCGATCTACGTCCGCAAGCAGATCGTCCACAACACCCACGTGGTCAAGACGCTGGAGGCACGCGGAGCGATCTTCGTCGAGGAGACCGAACAGGTGCCGGAGGGGGCCATCGTGGTCTTCTCCGCCCACGGCGTCTCCCCGGCGGTCCACCAGGAGGCCGCCCGGCGCAGCCTCAAGACGATCGACGCCACCTGCCCCCTGGTGACCAAGGTGCACAACGAGGCCCGGCGCTTCGCCTCCCAGGACTACGACATCCTCCTCATCGGCCACGAGGGCCATGAGGAGGTCGAGGGCACCGCGGGCGAGGCACCCGACCACATTCAGCTCGTCGACGGTCTGGAGTCGGTCGGCACCGTGCGGGTCAAGGACCCCGAGCGACTGGTCTGGCTGTCGCAGACCACGCTGTCGGTGGACGAGACGGTCGAGACGGTCTCCCGGCTCAAGGAGCGCTTCCCGAACCTGATCGACCCCCCGAGTGACGACATCTGCTACGCCACCCAGAACCGCCAGGTCGCCGTCAAGGAGATCGCCGCACAGGCACAGCTGGTCATCGTCGTCGGCTCGGAGAACTCCTCCAACTCCAAGAGGCTGGTCGAGGTCGCCCTCGACCACGGGGCCGACGCCTCCTATCTCGTCGACGACGCCTCGCTCATCGAGGACGCCTGGCTCGACGGCGTCACCACGGTCGGTGTGACGAGCGGCGCCTCGGTGCCGGAGGAGCTCGTCGCCGAGGTTCTGGCCCGCCTCGCCGGGCACGGCTTCGAGGACGTCGAAGAGGTCGAGTCCGTCCAGGAGAGCGTGCGCTTCGCGCTCCCGCACGAGCTGCGCAAGGATCTGCGCGCCACGATCTGA
- the xseA gene encoding exodeoxyribonuclease VII large subunit, producing MSSNTTPEQPLPVRTVLQMVGGWIGKLGTVWVEGQITELTARGGTVFLTLRDPVANVSARITCPRGVYEATVPRPVDGARIVAHLKPDFWVNKGSFAFTALEMRPVGVGELLARLERLRRLLASEGLFGVDRKRRLPFLPGTVGLICGRDSAAERDVLENSRRRWPAVRFKVESVAVQGPYAVGEVTEALRKFDADTEVDVIVVARGGGSMEDLLPFSDEALVRAVAACRTPVVSAIGHEQDNPLLDLVADVRASTPTDAAKKVVPDVGEQMTLIRQLRDRGRRVVGGWLDRETAWLAAARSRPSLSDPVREIERRAEQAEQLRDRARRSLTGSLDRAGDSLEHLRARLISLSPAATLERGYAIVQRPSGDVIRLASEVSPGDELTVRFSDDRVRVRSDPAT from the coding sequence ATGAGCTCGAACACCACCCCTGAGCAGCCCCTCCCGGTTCGCACGGTGTTGCAGATGGTCGGCGGCTGGATCGGCAAGCTCGGCACCGTCTGGGTCGAGGGACAGATCACCGAGCTGACCGCCCGCGGCGGCACGGTGTTCCTGACGTTGCGTGACCCGGTGGCCAACGTGTCGGCCCGGATCACCTGCCCGCGTGGTGTCTACGAGGCGACCGTCCCCCGGCCGGTCGACGGCGCGAGGATCGTGGCCCATCTGAAGCCCGATTTCTGGGTCAACAAGGGCTCTTTCGCGTTCACCGCGTTGGAGATGCGGCCGGTCGGGGTCGGCGAGCTGCTGGCCCGGCTGGAGCGGCTGCGCCGGTTGCTCGCCTCCGAGGGGCTCTTCGGCGTCGACAGGAAGCGGCGGCTGCCGTTCCTGCCGGGTACGGTCGGCCTGATCTGCGGCCGAGACTCGGCCGCGGAGCGCGACGTGCTGGAGAACTCGCGGCGCCGCTGGCCGGCGGTGCGGTTCAAGGTCGAGTCGGTGGCCGTGCAGGGGCCGTACGCGGTCGGCGAGGTCACCGAGGCGCTGCGCAAGTTCGACGCCGACACCGAGGTCGACGTCATCGTGGTCGCACGGGGCGGCGGGTCGATGGAGGACCTGCTGCCCTTCTCCGACGAGGCACTCGTCCGGGCGGTCGCGGCGTGTCGCACACCCGTGGTCAGCGCGATCGGCCACGAGCAGGACAATCCGCTGCTCGACCTGGTCGCCGACGTGCGCGCGTCCACGCCCACGGACGCGGCGAAGAAGGTGGTGCCGGATGTCGGTGAGCAGATGACACTGATCCGCCAGCTCCGGGACCGGGGCCGCAGGGTGGTGGGCGGCTGGCTGGACCGCGAGACGGCCTGGCTGGCCGCGGCCCGCTCCCGCCCCTCCCTCTCCGACCCGGTGCGTGAGATCGAGCGCAGGGCCGAGCAGGCCGAGCAGCTCAGGGACCGGGCACGACGTTCCCTCACCGGTTCCCTGGACCGCGCCGGCGATTCGCTGGAGCACCTGCGCGCCCGCCTGATCTCGCTCTCTCCCGCTGCCACGCTGGAGCGCGGCTACGCGATCGTGCAGCGCCCCTCGGGCGATGTCATACGGCTCGCGAGCGAGGTCTCCCCCGGCGACGAGCTGACCGTGCGCTTCTCCGACGACCGGGTGCGGGTCAGGAGTGATCCCGCCACGTGA
- a CDS encoding GNAT family N-acetyltransferase, with product MNVRDATAGDIPELVRLREILADRMAQDGSLPIEEEWQRAYAENLEERLGSSDTAVYVVDSPERGLAACGIGLIFDRFPGPSLPDGRYGYIQGMTTDPRHRRRGHGQAIMGALLKWYRDSGVRRVDLHATSDAEPLYRRLGFVDNGYPALTWRDHS from the coding sequence GTGAACGTTCGTGACGCGACCGCCGGGGACATCCCCGAGCTGGTGCGCCTCCGTGAGATCCTGGCCGACCGGATGGCCCAGGACGGCAGCCTCCCCATCGAGGAGGAGTGGCAGAGGGCCTACGCCGAGAACCTCGAAGAGCGGTTGGGCAGCTCCGACACCGCCGTCTACGTGGTGGACTCCCCGGAAAGGGGGCTGGCGGCCTGCGGGATCGGCCTCATCTTCGACCGTTTCCCCGGCCCCAGCCTCCCCGACGGTCGCTACGGTTACATCCAGGGCATGACCACCGACCCGCGCCACCGGCGCAGGGGGCACGGCCAGGCCATCATGGGAGCCCTCCTGAAGTGGTACCGCGACAGCGGGGTCCGCAGGGTCGACCTGCACGCCACCTCGGACGCCGAGCCGCTCTACCGGCGGCTGGGATTCGTCGACAACGGCTATCCCGCGCTCACGTGGCGGGATCACTCCTGA
- a CDS encoding exodeoxyribonuclease VII small subunit, producing MADEKRPSYEQAREELTEVVRSLEAGGLTLEQSIELWERGEKLAAVCEEWLQGARVKLAAAMAQRRHPDPAGEAPF from the coding sequence GTGGCCGATGAGAAGAGACCGTCGTACGAGCAGGCGCGCGAGGAGCTGACCGAGGTGGTCCGCAGCCTTGAGGCGGGCGGGCTCACCCTGGAACAGTCGATCGAGCTCTGGGAGCGCGGCGAGAAGCTGGCCGCGGTCTGCGAGGAGTGGCTTCAGGGTGCCCGGGTGAAGCTCGCGGCGGCCATGGCTCAGCGGCGGCACCCCGACCCTGCCGGGGAAGCGCCTTTCTAA